atcacacagaggaggaaaacaaaagagagagaagaggaacaaagaaaggtgtgaaaatgatgaataattATTGAGCTAGACGACAAAAACGAGTGACTGGATACAGGCCGCTCCACCGAACTTCTCCAAACCTTTTTGAATTTGATcaagtgtgtgtattagtgtatGTGCACATGTAAAATCACATGCGTGAGAGTGTGCGACTTCATCATCGTCATGATTACCATGGTGAGAGTTGGTCTGGTGAGGGGGTGTGTGCTGATTCTGGGACACATCGTCACATTTTCATTCTGGCATCTTCCCATTTCTTCCCCctaacaccccccacccctaaTACAGCTCAATATAGCTGCCAACTGCTCATGGTGACGAAACAGACTGGGGCGAGGAGAGAGCACAGTTGGGATTGGTCACCTTCACcatacacactcactgtgtGACACTTCACACACTGTCATACACACAAGTACCACCGCCCTTTTCTAAGGAGTTTGACAAGAGCTGACATGATGCTGTTAAAAAACTATTTCTtgactttttatatttgtcCAAAATGTTGAAGCTATCAGATGACAGAGTTTCAAATGTTATCAGCTCTGATATTATTGATCACATTCATCATCAAGTCCCTTATTTTACTGTGATTTCAGTCCAATACTGTTTAACATACATCTTCAATCTATTCTTGTCCGTATGGGTTGTGTTTGTCCTAAAGTAGCAGCTGACTAACTTTTGcccactttttgttttcctctgcagcgtTCTCAGTGAACAAAGACGACAGTGACACAACAAAGAAACTACAACTCGCTTCAGTTTGAttgtttcttacatttttttaatagagCCGAGCACTTCTCATACAAGGTTTCTCATtgaaaaaatacagaatctAACAGCGGCGCAGTATCTTTCATGTTCTATCCAGAACGTCACAGTTATGAGTCAGATGTTAACATCTGGGGTTGAGGAGGAGCATATGGTCGGCATGAATAATCCACATCTCAATCAGGATTGGCATTGTGTTGGACAGATGGGTAAACACCCAAAAAGACTCACTGTAGTCAGAGAGGTTGTCATCTCAAGAGATGGTTTTATGTGTGACAGTTTCgttgttttgatgtgtttattgtttgtgtgagaataaaacacagatatgaGTCATTGAAACCAGGTGACACCCTGGGATTTATTAAATATGTtcagaagataaaaaaacatcaactcaCATTCCGGCGCATTTTTGAAACAGTTCAGGGTCTAAGTCATATGAATTTAGTGCatttaggacacacacacacacagacacacagacacacacagaagaggtCACCTCCTCAAAacactttcactcacacacaaccacaatcaaaacaaaaaaaaacacacacaaaacagtctGACGAGCGAAACACGTCGTCTTTACTAAGCATCTCTTTATCTATCACTCTGCTCATGTTGACAGTGAGCTCTGATATGTTGAATCTATACCATCAATGCTCTAAACACATTGATTTTTGATTCTTTATTCAGTCTGGGAAGTCAGGACAAGTTtttctgaaagaggaagagactaGAAAACACAAGGGGTGAGAAGAAGTTTCCATATTTCAGTTGTTTGCCCTTCGATTTACGTTCTTACTATCTCTCTGTCACCACAAGCTGTCGTTTACTAAATGGTACAAAAAGGAAAGTACAAAGCCAGCTAAAATACAGAGCGGTGTGTGATGGGTGTATATACAGTGATGATGTGGGTGGTGGATGTTTGCTGGCATCTCACACAGGAGTTTGAATCTGAAGGAGGCGAGGAGCCTTGGCTGCAGATATAACGATCCTCTCGTCCTTTTCTGCCTTTGGATATGTATCTAAAACTCGCTCTCCTCACAttgtattgattttcttttcactttaattctcttttctttcctcgaCCGCCTCTTGTTATCTGGGTTGATCAACCTCTTTCTCCTACTTCTGGCGATGCCATGTAAACCTTTAAATCTCTCTGATAAAGGTAAATCAATGACGGATAATGTTAGCAATGATTGGATGGTGAGTACTTGTTGTAGCTGTTGATAATTCCCAACGCCTGCGTTGTTTACAGCTGTGATATCAAAAAACATCTTGAGACCCCATAGCTGTCTGCACAGGGTCATTTCACAAAACCGTTGTAGGTTTTTACCTTGAGACTGTTGATATTAGAATCAGTTTTCATGATGTTATCTCTGATGCTTTCAAAGTCTGAACCACTAAGCAGCAGCTACTTCGATACTGAAGTCCTGTCCTGCTCTACGTCAGCTTTAATGATCTCTGCTCTTTAGGTAAGCTCCCTGCTGCCTCGCCTGTCTCCTGCAGTATAGCACCTCGAGGAGGTGGCTGAAAGGAATCAAGATCCAGGTTTATGTTAGAGTAGGAAAGAGCAGGGGGAGAGtttagaggaggaaaaaggagtGGAGGAGGCAAGGGTTCAGCCAAAAAGGAGATGAAGGGAGAAGGTGACTATGGAGAGGGTCAGGAGGTGGAGAACGGATGGAGTGATgagtgagagggaggatgaagggaaTGCTGGGTTGTCCGAGCCTTGGGGGCACTCCAGCTCGAAGCAGGGGACGGAGGCGTCTTCGTTGCCGTAGTTGGCCCAGTATTCTTCTGGGTCCAGCTTGGGGAGTGCCGCTTCATCGGCCGACAGTTCATACTTGGAAGGGATGGATTCGACGGGGGTCTTGGGGAGGTACTGAGGCTTTACAGCGGCGAAGGGGAAGGCCTTCACCGTCTCTGAGCTCTTCTGGTGCAGGGCCTTGGACGAAGATGCGGGCTTGTTTTTGGAGAACCACCAGCGGGTCTTGGTGCTGAAGGTGGTCGTGGTGGTTCCAGCCATGGAGCCGGGGTCAGCCAGGGGGCAGAGGGCGAAGTCCAGCTCCCGGAGGAATCTGAGGTCTTGGCCCTGACGCTGGGATGGGGAGGTGCACATGAGGTCGGAGGAAGCAATGCGGGCTTTGCGGAACCACTCCCACAGGGGACGAGCTTCGCAACCGCAGGACCAAGGGTTAGCATTCAGACGCAGGAACTGGATGCCCTGGACGTCTTTCATGGCCTGGCCTGGCATCTCGGCCAGGGTGTTGTTGAAAAGGTAAAGGATGGTCAGGCGGCCCAGGTCACGGAAAGCACGACGGTTGACCTGCCTGATGCGGTTgtcgtggaggaggaggcggtcCAGGTTGACCAGGCCTCTGAACGCATTCTCAGAAAGGGCACGGATGCGGTTTCCGTGTAAGAAGAGATGGGTGAGGTTGACCAGATCTGAGAAGAGGTCATCCTGCAGAAAGTGGAGCTGATTCTCCTGGAGCAAAGTCAGAATACAAGAAGATTTAGTGCTGTGGAAAAGCAGGTGGGAAAATTACAGATCCTGGGTCTAGTTGATGGCAAAAATGTGTGAATGATTCTCTATGACATCTTGGCAGGGACTTGctacagaaaactgaaaaaacaccgGACGATAATGAAAAAACtttgaaagataattttcagTGTACTGAAATGAGTGACTGTCCAAAAAGAAGGAATTTATTAAATACTTAAGATaatcattgaaaatgttttcGAAAAGTGTAAATTGTGgttggtgatgtttttttttttactgaacaaGTAACTTGGTTATATTGTGTTGGTTTTGAAGTTCTGCATTAAGATGAGTTTCATTCAGTGTTCTTATTGACAGGAGGGGCTTAGAAGTTACATTTATGGGGCTTTCAATTTATGTGGTTTAGTTGAAATGTATCTACTATTTGGTTCTGAGATCTACTCTTATAATATGTTATTGCATATTAGCTTGTAGTtacagtttggttttattgtctTTGGCTTTGTCTCATCTGGGTTGAGgctactgctgctgtgtgtgtgaacatttgtATGTATTATACACTCATTTATAGACTATGTGAGGATTTGGCAGCCAATCATTTTCTAACCGTGACCCTTCTGTGCAAGAGTGACCTATTGTGCTTTTTCAATAATATGATGATCACAGAAATGTCAGTTTAGTTTAGTCTCTGCTGAAAACTACTTGTGTTTAAACCATTTAACATGTGCAGTataaatgtgtctctgtgatgtgcagcctgtgtgtgggGACCCCGTACAGTGACTGATGTGTTCATCAATCTATactgaaacaaaaaatgtgtgttcCTACAAACACAAGGGTGTGTTGCTGGGTATATGTCTGGATTCTGGCTGTACCTGCAAGTAGAGAAACTGCAGGCTGTACAGTTTGTGGAACAGGTCATGGGGGAGAGCGGCCAGCTTGCAGCGGTGCATGTGCAggctctgcagcttctccaatCCCCTGAATGCTCCACCTTCCAGGCGCCGCAGAAGGGGGTTATCACCCAGATCCAGCTCCTCCAGAACCCTCAGGTTACTGAAGGCCCCGGCCTCGATCCATGTGATGTTGTTGCCGTATAGCCACAGCACCTGCACAGATTAAAGAGAAATTAATCATGTTTTTAGAAGAAAACTCAAAGAGTGTTCAGGATTCAAATTAAGGCAATTCAGCAGCACGCAGTGTCAGTATTTACCTGAGTTTCAAAGCCAAAAGAGTCTGCGCGAAGCTCTGTGATGCGGTTGTTCTGCAGAAAAACACGCTGCGAGTCATAGGGCACACCAGCCGGCACTATGGTGAGGTTCTGGGACTGGCAGCTGACCGTCATGGGCGtagggtaacacacacacagtctgggGCATGCGGCCAACCCGCCTGgcttcaccaccaccagccaCAGAATCAGCCACAGGGTCAGTCCacctggagagagggagggagagaaagaggaggttATTAATGAAAATTGAAGGAACACAAGTCAAGGTCAGGTCAGCAGCAAAGGAGCATTGTTGCATTGATAAGCTCTGGATTGATGTGCACATTGTGTGTGATTCAGCTTTTGGTCTTTCTTTGCTGTTGTCTGTCAAACCTGAGGCTGAACACAGTGATTCTTTTTagcacagctgtgctctcacCCGGGACCTGTTGATGATCCCCAGAACTTTGGTGTTCATATATAATTCACCAGATTACATTACAGAAATCATTCATCCATCAATATCCTCCTGATCACTTTACAAGGGTATCAATTATCTATTGTGCCAAtattattagaataaaaaaaagtcatcaaataatatagaataaaaaCTAGTTAGAGACAACAAGCAGCGATCACACGTGCTTCAGTGCATTGCATTAACCTGCTATCCTAGTTCTCAGGCTATTTCCCCCCAGAAGCTTTTCCGTTGAGTGGTACAGGAGAGAGGGCACGCGTAAAACACGTAACCAGACCCGGATTGGTTTCGGTTCCTGTTAATATTGCAACAGCTTCTTGGCAGAGATCGGATAACGCTCACAAAAGTTTTCGCCACGGGAAAAGTACACGCATGAAATAATGATGAAGTTCCCATTCATCTGCTGCGCGCAAGATTTTCCAGCGGCTCACCTCTTGACCCTCTAACAAGTTGGACTATTAGCTGCGCTGGACGCTGAGGGAGAACCGGAGTTGGAGCCTTTTTAGGTGTAAGAGAAAACCTTTCTAGAGTCTCCGTGAGTCTTGTTTACATCAAACTGGAGTGAGAAATAAAGTTCAGTATCATGTGCGCACCAATCAAGCTCATTTATCCGTGCGTAAAAGAGATGGAGAGCCTGGATGACGAGGTTTGTGCAAACTTACTGAAATATTTACAGGAGAGTCTATACAAATTTAGAAAGCAGGtgatttcaataaaatgtcaccATATACATTTACAAATAGATGGATAAACCGGATACGTAAATAGCGTGCACTTGACACAGCTCATTTGCGCACCAATGTGTCCAAAAAGCGCGCACTTCTGACTCTATAGGTGACGTCCTTTTAAAGTTCTGACACCcataactgtaaaaaacacactgtattGAACCCACCAGACTGTTGACATACAATTAACATGCATCCCTGCATAAAAATGCCTGTGCGTAAAACCACAATAACATACACTCAGCAGTTAACCACATGAAGGCTGTTCTCAGTTTTTGAAATCTGTTCAAAGAACCACTGATTTACAAGCTGCAGCACCAAAtcacagaaatacatttacaaaatcaAGACCGTGCAGGGGCACGCTGGTGGAAAACTTACTCTTGAAGTTGTGGGCACGGGAGCTCCTCATGGTCCTACGAGCCTCCATCTCGAACCAAAGCCGAAAGCGAGTTAGCCTGCGCAGCGTGGAGATGCCTGCTTGCTGCTATCTCTGCTGAGGTTCAGCCCTGGTGATCGAGTCGCTCTGGCTTGAAGGCTGTGACGTGAAGGAGTCCCGGGTGTTTTATACCCGTAGCCGGCTCTCGCCCACAGACGTGGGCAGCGGGGGTTCCTCACTACGTCAGCCcaggaggaggggtgagagTCCCCCCAGGAAGCGACAGGAAAGGCAGCGGCAGTGTGGGTGtgaatctctgtccacacgGTGGTGTTACCTTAAAAAGCAACGCACCActctctgctttttatttgaagttattAAACATGGTTCACTGGATTTTCCGGGAAAGCCCAATATGATAGGAATGGACATATGCATGgtggaggttgttttttttttggtttcaaGAGTAAGAGTTTAAGAATACTTTTAGGCATGGCCACTGCTCATtaagaaaagtgtttgtgtggtcaCGTGCGCTCACATGGGGGTTGGGGGTGGACAGAAGGTGGGAAAACTCATTTGGCATTAAAGCCA
The Hippoglossus stenolepis isolate QCI-W04-F060 chromosome 7, HSTE1.2, whole genome shotgun sequence genome window above contains:
- the rtn4rl2b gene encoding reticulon-4 receptor-like 2b; amino-acid sequence: MEARRTMRSSRAHNFKSGLTLWLILWLVVVKPGGLAACPRLCVCYPTPMTVSCQSQNLTIVPAGVPYDSQRVFLQNNRITELRADSFGFETQVLWLYGNNITWIEAGAFSNLRVLEELDLGDNPLLRRLEGGAFRGLEKLQSLHMHRCKLAALPHDLFHKLYSLQFLYLQENQLHFLQDDLFSDLVNLTHLFLHGNRIRALSENAFRGLVNLDRLLLHDNRIRQVNRRAFRDLGRLTILYLFNNTLAEMPGQAMKDVQGIQFLRLNANPWSCGCEARPLWEWFRKARIASSDLMCTSPSQRQGQDLRFLRELDFALCPLADPGSMAGTTTTTFSTKTRWWFSKNKPASSSKALHQKSSETVKAFPFAAVKPQYLPKTPVESIPSKYELSADEAALPKLDPEEYWANYGNEDASVPCFELECPQGSDNPAFPSSSLSLITPSVLHLLTLSIVTFSLHLLFG